CGACAAGGTCGTCGAGGAGATCGAACGCTCCGGCGGCACGGCGGTGGCATCGCACGTGTCAGTCGACAGCCCGGAAGGCGGCGAAGCGATCGTGCGCACGGCGGTGGACCGGTTCGACCGTCTCGACGCGGTGGTGAGCAACGCCGGCATCTTCAACAGCATCCCCTTCGAGGAGCTATCCCCCGGGGACTGGCGCCGCATGCTGAGTGTGCACCTGGACGGCGGCTTCTATCTGAGCCAGCCCGCGTACCGGGTGATGAAGAACCAGGGTTACGGCCGGTTCGTTTTCATCTCGTCGTCGGGCGGGCTGTTCGGCCAGCCGCTGGAAGCCCACTACGCCGCGGCCAAAGCCGGCCTGGTCGGGCTGACGAACGTCATCGCGATCGAAGGCGCCGAGCACGGGATCTTGGCTAACGGCGTGCTGCCGTTTGGGTTTTCGCGGATGGTCACCGAAACCGTCGGCGATCCTAAAGCCCTGGAGGAACTCGGGTTTCTGAAAGTAATACAGCCGGAGCTCGTCGTGCCTATGGTCGTCTTCCTAGCCAGTCGGGCATGTGAATTCAGTCATCACAACTTCTCGGCCTGCGCAGGCCGCTTTGCGCGGGTGTTCGTCGGTCTCGGCGAGGGCTGGGTCGCCGAACCGGGCAGCAACCCGGCCGTCGAGGACGTCGCCGCTCACCTGTCCGAAATATGCGCGACACAGCCGTTCACGGTGCCGGCGTCGATCTTCGAGGAAGTCTTCGCAGTCTGCGAGCGCCTCGGGATCACTGCGTAGCCCGGTATTGACGTGTCGAAGCGGTCGTGTTAAGCAACTGCACGGCGTTTCCTACCGGCCAGGCGGCTACAACGCTGAGAGGGGCGTGGTTTGCTGGCCAGCAAGAGCAAGGCCCCTGGGCTCGGCGTCGGCAGAGCCAAAATCCAACCCGTGCAATCGATTTCACCTGTCGTAGCAGCGCTTGGCTTCGTTGCTATTGTGCTCGTTTCGGTCAGCATTACCGGCCCATGCGTGGCGTCGGCGCGCGCGGATGGCGACGAACCGCGGTACCAGGAGTTCTACACGCCGCCGGACCCCCTGCCGCCCGGCCAGCCAGGTGACCTGATCCGCACCGAGCCGTCGCGACTGGTGCTCGAGCCGTCGGGCCAGCTGGGCGCGATCGTCGCGACCGGTACCCGGATCATGTACCGAAGCACCGATGCGCGGGGCAACCCGATCGCGGTCACCGGCACCTACTTCGAACCGGACAACCCCTGGCCGGGCAAGGGGCCACGGCCCCTGATCAGCTACGCACCTGGGACCCAAGGCCAAGGCAATCAATGCGCGCCGTCGCGAATGTTCAACCAGGGCATCCACTATTCCGGTGGCTGGGACATCATGTTCAACTACGAGGAACTCTTCGTCGCGACCATGGTCGCCCGTGGGTTCGCGATCGTGATGACCGACTACGAGGGGCTCGGTACCCCGCCGATGCACACTTATGTGGGCCGCGTCGCCGAGGGTCAGGCCGTTCTCGATGCCGCCCGCGCGGCCATGCGGCTACCTGGAACATCGCTGGATCCGCATGGCCCCGTGGCGTTCTGGGGTTACTCGCAGGGCGGCGGGGCGGCGGCATCGGCCGCCGAGCTGGCGTCGTCGTACGCCCCGGAGCTCCACATCGTGGGCACCTATGCCGGCGCACCCGTGGCCGACCTGAAGGAACTGTTGCCCTATGCCGACGGCAGCGCGCTGGTCGGCGTGGTCGGCTATGCAATCAACGGCGCGATCGCCGCCTATCCCGAGCACGCGGACGCGATTCGATCCAAGCTGACCCCACGGGGTCAAGCCATGCTCGAATCGGTGTCCCGCCAGTGTGTCGGACAAACGATCCTCGATTTCGCCTTCCGCCACCTTCAGCCCTACTTCACCGAAGACGTGTGGCAGGTCATCAACGAGGAACCATTCAGCAGCATTCTCGATGAGCAGCGGGTCGGCCGCTACAAACCCAACGCTCCAGTGCTGATCAACAGCAACCGCTATGACCCATTGGTTCCCTGGACGGCGGCCAATCAGTTGGGCCGCGACTGGTGCGCCCAGGGTGCCGACGTCGAGTTCCGCACCAACGAGGAACCGCCGTTTCTAAACAAGCTCGTCGTCAATCACGCGCTGCCGATGCTTGTCGACGGTGAACCGGCCATGCAATGGATCGCCGCTCGGTTCAACGGAGAACCCACCACGCCCAACTGCGGCGAATTCTGAGCTGCCCAGTGAAGGTCAGGGTCCTACTGGGGCTGGTTCGATACACCCGGGAATAACTGTGCGGTTGGTCCTGCGGTCACCCAACCGGCCAGCTTGGTCACCAGGTGAGGCGCGAAGACCGCGCCATAGAGCAGGTTTCCGATGACCACGACCGCAACGACGGACAGCACGGACGACTGCAGTCGGCTCGTCGACTTCTTGTCCGCCCAGGCGTCAATCATGTTTCGTCCCTCGGAATCCGTCCGACCAAGGAAGTAGGTGAACACCATCATCTGCACGCCCATTGCGAGGGAGTCGTAGATCGGGTACTGGTGCTTGGTCCCCTCCCACAGTGCGAGCCCGGGGATCACGCGCCCGTAGTAGAAGAGGCCCAGCCGGGCTCCCAGGATGGCATTGAACAGGAAGGCCCAGCAGAAGCCCACCACAAGGCCGACGGTCAGCAGCGTGCCGGGCCTGGGCAAGTGGAATTTCGCGCTCAACCGCCGTCCGAGCGCCGCACCGATCACGGCGGGCAGCACAAAATAGGGGATGTAGCCGATCGGCACAGATGAGGGGAGCCCACCCCACGTCATGTTCAACGGCCACCACGACGGCATTCGCGGCAAAGCGGGCGGGAACTGCGCGTACATCGCCCAGTCATAGGGCGCCTCGATCCACGAGAACGAGATCGCCGAGATGCACAGCAGCAGCAGCGGGTGCAGGCGGCGCCGGCGATAGCTCAGGTACAGACCGATGGCGACAAACGCGATGCCGCCGACGTAGGCGAAGCCAACGGCCGCCTTCAGCAGGGGCGTCAACTGGGCGCTCATCGGTCGCGGCTTCGGCTTGAAGCACAACGTGCTTCCGGGTCGAAGTGATGTACCAGACCGAATACCAAGACAATCAATCCGAATAGCGTGCCAAGCATGACGACGGCGCCCACGTCCGCAACCCTTCGTTGTTGACCAAATATCTGTTCCACAGTAGAGTCGCGCTCGTCAGAAGCACAAGGAGCAGTTTGCGACGCTAGCCATCTACCTCGACGGTGTGCCCGATGACCAGATCAACAAGATCACCCACGAGAACGCTCTGCGGCTCTTCTCGTTCGACTTGTTCAAGCACGTGCCTCGCGAACAGGCCACAGTCGGCGCACTGCGGGCCCAGGCCAAGGACGTCGACTTGGGCTACCGATCCTCGGCTCGGCTCAAGAAGACCGGAACCGACACTGTGACAGTGCTCGATCTGGCCGCCAAGCTACCGTCGTCGAGCTAGCACAGAATCATGGGCATTGGACTCCTGTTGAGAGGGTGGAGGTCGGTGATGTTCGTAATCCCTTGCTAAAAACGTATTTAGCCGCACCGATGGCGACAGATCGTTTTCCTGGCGGCCCGTCGAGGCAATGGTGGCTCCTGACGGCACAGCAAAGCTCCTACGGCTGCCTCGATTGGGCGGCGTAATGGCCGTTCGGCGCGCACAGCGCGCAGCTACCCTCTGGTAGCGTAAAACCAAAAGTTGGGTCGCCGTTGGCTCCCAACGAGCCGCGATCGGGAACCGTGGAGGTGTGGTGGGGCTTCAGCAATCGGCTCGGGCTGCGGCCTCCGCGAAGCCTGCCTACCTGAACGAGCGCGACGACACCAATTCGGTGCGGGCGGGTCGGGCTGGGCGCACTCGTGCTCTGGCTGCCGCCAGCGATGCGGGAGGTGCCTATGACGACGGGACACGGCGAACAGAGATCCTGCAAACCGCAGCTTCGCTGATTGCCTCCTCGGGATTGCGGACGTCCTTGCAGGAAATCGCTGATGCCGCTGGCATTTTACCGGGCAGCCTGTATCACCACTTCGAGTCCAAGGAAGCGATTCTGGTTGAACTCGTGCGGCGATACCACGCCGATCTGGAGCGTATCGGCGACATCGCCCACGACAAATTGGACGAACCCGGCTCGCGCCCGGTCTCCGAGCAGATCATCGAGCTGGGGTCGGCGATCGCACGGTGTGCTGTAGAGCATCGCGCGGCGCTTCAGATGTCTTTTTATGAGGCGCCGAGCGCAAACCGGGAGCTTGTCGAGCTCCTGCGCCAGCCGCCGACCGCCGTCCAGGAGGCGATGCTGCAGACGTTGCGGGCGGGCAGGTGGAGCGGCTACATCAAAGCCGATATCGATCTGGCCACACTGGCTGATCGCTTTTGCCAATCGATGATGCATGTGGGGCTCGACGTCATCCGGCACACCGCCGTCGCCGATCAGGCCGCAGCGCTGTTGTGTCACATCATGTTGCAGGGTCTGGCAAGCCGGCCACCCAGTGACGAGGAGTTGAACCGTTCTAATGCTTTCGCGGTCGCCGAAGAAGCGATCGAGACGTGGGCGGACGAGAGTAAGTCCGAGGCCGACGACAAGGCGGCATATGTTCGTGCGGTGGCCCGGGCAGAGTTCGGCCGCAAAGGATATGAGGTCACCACCATCAGAGACATCGCATCTGCCGCCGGACTTGGCACCGGCACCGTCTACCGACTCATCGGTTCGAAAGACGAGCTGCTCGCCTCGATCATGCAGTCGTTTGGCCACAAGGCCGGGGGCGGGTTTGCCAGTGTTCTCCGCGCTGACTCAACACCAATCGAAAAACTCGACGCGCTGACGTGGATCAACATCAATGCGCTGGATCGCTTCCCGGACGAATGGAAGATTCAGCTGGCTTGGATGCGGCAATGTCCGCCGGACACACCCAATCCGGGCCTGCTGTTCACCACACGGCTGCGACAGCTCAAATCGCTGCTCTCCGAGGGAATCCGGTCCGGAGATATACGCGTCGACAGTCCGTCGCTCGAGATACTGGCGCGCTGCGTCATGGACGTCCTGTGGATGCCCGAGAACATCGTGCGGACCCGAGGGAAGCAGGCCGCATTGACGCTTGCACGTGACACGGTGGTACGCGGGGTCGCTCAACGCGCGAGTTGAGAGCACGCACTTGCCTATTGAAACCAAATATATGTTCCGCGTAAAGTTCTGTAGAGCTTGTGCAGTGGCCTAAGAGAGGAGAGCCATGACGGCCATCGAGCAGTTCCGGTACGACGGCAAGCGGGTGCTCGTCGTTGGCGGCGCCACGGGCATGGGCGCTGCCGCAGCCCAGACCGCGGCGGAGCTTGGCGCCGAGGTGGTCGTGATGGACTACGCCCCGGTGCCATACGAGGTCGCGCAATCAGTGCAAGTGGATCTGGCTGACCGGTCGTCGATCGACTCGGCTCTCGGACAGGTCAAGGAGCCAATCCACGCCATCTTCTCCGCCGCCGGCGTTGCAGAGGGGCCCAAGCTGATGCGGGTGAATTTCATCGGCCACCGTCATCTCATCGAGACGATGCTGGCCGACGGCCGCCTCCCCCGCGGTTCGGCGATCTGCTTTATCTCATCGGTGGGAGGCATCGGCTGGGAAAGCAATTTGCCGTTGCTGCAGGAGTTCTTGGCGACACCCGACTACGAGTCGGCCGATGCCTGGGTGAAGGCTCATGAGCCGGAAGGGATTATCCACTACGGCTTCAGCAAGCAGGCGATCAACGCATACGTCGCGACAAAGGCCTACCCGTTCATGGCAAAGGGCATACGGATCAACGCGATCTGCCCGGGCCCCACCGATACCCCGCTCGCCCGGGCGAATGCCGACCTGTGGCTGACCTTTGCCCAGGATTACCGGGACGCCACCGGTTGCGAGATCCACACGCCGCAGCAGATGGCCAACACGATGGCCTTTCTGAACAGTGGCGCCGCCTCGGGCATCAGCGGGGTCACCCTCCTAGTCGACAATGGCCACGTCATGTCGTCCATGACGGGATCTTTCGCGCCCGGTAAGCCGATCATCGACCTGATCATTGGCCGCGTCTCGCTGGCATAGCGGTTATCGGTGCGCCGCCATGTGGTTCATTCGACGGCGTCGCGGGGCAAGGTAAACGGCAGGTCGAGCGAACTGAGCAGTCCCGCTGGTGCATCAACTACGTAGGGAACTCCGTCGACGACACGCATCGCGGTGGCCCTCATCGTACAAACGGCCGAGTCGCCAACACATAGATGGCGAACACCGCCAGTGGTGCCAAAACGGGCAGCCACGGCAACTGCATCGGAAATGACGTTGCGACCAAACCTACGAACGTAAAACCCAGAGCCGCAATCATTGTCGGTGGTGTCAGTATCATGGCAGCAGTGCCCGGCCGAGTTGCGTATCGCAGCAGCAGGTAGGCGGTCGCCGACAGTCCGGACAGCGCGACAACCACGTACGACGGGGCGGTGAGCGCGATCACCACCACAGTGAGTAACACGGCAAGCCCCGCAACCGGGCGAAAAATCGTTCCGCCCATTACCGCAGCCACCGCCAACACCACGGCCACCAAAGCCGCTCCGTGTGCTCCGACGGCGGCTGCTGCCACCATCAGCAGCCCGAACGCGGCTGAGAAGGCGCGGTTCATCATCATCATCATCATCATCTCGCCCGCACCGGGCGGCGGCGGTCGGGCACCGCACGCATCGATTGATCAAGCGTCCTATCGGATCGCCAGGCCACGACGTCGACGCCGACTGTGGCCATGTCGCGATACATCGCGGAGCGCTGCAGTTGCCACAAACGGGCGATCAGCGGGTCTTTCAGATCTGCGAACGGTGTTCCCTGCAAGACATCGACGGCGACCACGACGTGGCCGCGTTTGCGCAAATCAATTAGCGCCAATGCGAATTCCGTGTCGAGCATCGTCGAAAACGCGACGACAATGGCGCCGGGAGGCATCGCCGCGCGCGGTGCCAGGGTGCCGCTGGTCGTTTCGAATCCCGTACCTGCGGCGAGCACAGTGTCGAGCACACGATAAAATTGCCGCTGCCCGATATCTGCACCAAGCCAGCGTGGTTGGCGTCCACCGAGTGCGACGATCCCGGCGCGGTCGCCGCTGCGCAGTGCCGTCTGCACCACTTGCGCCGCGCCCCGCACGATTCGCTCGGTGGCCTCCGTCGCCGCCCCCGCGGGCTGCGGATAGGTGTCGATCAACACGACGACATCGGCCGCCCGGTCGGTCAACCGTTGTGTGACATGCAGGCTGCGGCGCCGCGCGCTCACCGGCCAGTTGATGGTGCGCAGCTGGTCGCCCGGTACATAAGCTCGGATGTCAGCGTACTCGACACCGGAGCCGATGTGGCGCGTCAGGTGGGTGCCCAACCGATCGAGCAGCTCGGTCTGCGGGATCACTGTCGATTGCGGTGGCGCTACCGGAAATACGACGACCTCGGCGACGTCGACGGTTGCCGTGCCCGTCAGTAACCCGCCGCGCGCAACCACGTCAACTCGTGCGCGGATCGGATAACGCCCCCAACGGTTGGCCGTTACCGCAACGGATTTCCGTTGACTGGACGTGTCGTCCAGAATTGCGAGTTGCATGCCTTCGGTTGCCGAAACATCGAGTTGCACCGTGGCGCTCTCTGATTCAGCTGTCACCCAGACGGTGAGCTGTGCCTGCTCGGTTTCGAAGCATCGTTGTGAGCCGGGCTGACCGTGTACGCTGATCTTGGGTACCGGCGGCTGCCAGGTGATGGAACATAACACGCCCACCAGCGGCGCGGCGAAGGCGATCAGCTGCCAGCGCGACCCGATCACTGCGGCCGCCAATGCCGCACCGCCGCAGGTGGCGATGGCTACCGTCAGAGGCGAAGCGCGCCAGCGGAATTCGACATCGCAGGTGTTAGGAGCGGTCATTGTGCAGTCCCACGTGCCCGCGGTACCGGAACCCGTCGCAGCAGCTCCTCGATGACGTCGGAACCTTGGATCTTTCGCACCCACATTTCCGGACGCAGCGTAATCCGGTGTGCCATGGCGGGAGTTGCGAGCGCCTTGACGTCTTCGGGTATCACGTAGTCGCGACCTAACAACAATGCGCGGGCGCGGGAAAGCTGGACTAGGTCAAGTTCGGCTCGCGGGCTGGCGCCGACCGCGACCTGTGGGTGGTGCCGGGTCGCATTGGCCAGCGACACCACATAGTGGAGGACGTCGTCATGCACGGATACCTGTTCGACAGATTCGCGCATCGCCAAGAGGTCGTGGGCGTCGACGACTTGATTCACCCTCGGCTCGGCTGAACCGCGGTCGAGTCGGCGCCGTAGCATCGACGCCTCGTCGGGCTCGGAAAGGTACCGCAGCTCCAAACGGATGGCGAAGCGGTCTAGCTGCGCTTCGGGGAGCGGATAGGTGCCTTCGTACTCGATGGGGTTATCGGTGGCCAAAACGATGAATGGTGTCGGCAGTTTGTGGGTTTCGCCGTCGATGCTGACTTGGCCCTCAGCCATTGCCTCCAGCAGCGCCGCCTGTGTTTTGGGTGGGGTTCGGTTGATTTCGTCGGCGAGCAGCAGATTGGTGAAGATCGGTCCTGGCCGGAACTCGAAACGGCCCGACTGCATGTCGTAGATCGTCGAGCCGAGCAGGTCGGCCGGCAGCAGGTCGGGAGTGAACTGTACGCGCGTGAACGCCAAACCGAGTGCGGCGGCGAAGGATCGGGCGATCAGTGTCTTGCCGAGGCCGGGAAGGTCTTCGATGAGCACGTGCCCGCGCGCCAGGACGGTCGTGAGGATGAGCGTGAGTGCAGCCCGCTTGCCCACCACGACTCGTTGGATCTCGTCGAGCACCGCTTCGCAGTGCGCGGTGGTGGTTGCCGCCGGTCCCGCCAAGCCTCCAGTCATATCTGCTCCAGGCGTTGCAGAATTTCCTCAAGCGTGGCCCGGCCCGGGCCGGGCTGTCGGGCCCCGGCCCGTGCGATGTTGTTGGGATTCACCCAACCCCACAGTTCCGGGCCGAAGAGCATCTGGCCGGTGGCGTGGAATGCAGGGGGGTCTTTGGCTTGTCGTTGGCCGGTGGCGATTTCAAACCGCCGGGCAAGGATGGGACGCAGGTGGCGGTCCCAGTCCGATCGGGTGGATTCCGACCAGCGGATCATCGTCTCAGTTCGAGACAGCCAGCTCCGTAACGAGTCTCCGAACAGGTCGGAGCCGGGCTCGGCTACAGGCGGTTCGATATCGCGGCCCACGAACGAGCGGACATAGAACATCGCGATGGCGGCCGCTGCGCCCGACGTCCATAGCACGAGCCGTCGGTCATGCAGCAGCAGTGCAAGCACTTCGACCCCGACAATGATGAGGACACCGGATGCCACAACCTTTTTCATGCGGCCCTCCGCAACTCCGTCAACACCAGTTGCAGCGCGCGTACCGCGGCCTCGCGGTGGCTTTCGTTCATCACGTGGGCGCTGAAGCGCGCCTCGGTGAACAGATCTACGAGCTGGGCTGCGTTGTCAGCATGCAGGGCATGATGGTCGACGGCTCGGGCCAGTACTTCTGTTGGGGTGTCGAATGCTTGTGGGGCGGCGCCGGGGACGTGCGCGAGTTCGCCTTCCATCGCCGCATAGCAGGCGATGATGGCCTCCCTGGGTTCGCGGCTGAGGTCGCCAATCTCGGCAAGGCCGAGTTCTGCTGCCCGAGCGAGGCTTTCGGAGCTTTTCGATGGTGTTCTGATCGGTTTGCCGACCGCGGTGGACTGTGCCACGGGGCGCCGCTGTCTGCGAAAGCCGACAGCCGTAGCCGCGGCGAGCAACACCAAGAGCGTCACCGTGGATATGGCGAGGTAGCCCAGTACGCCGCCACCCCCGGTGTCGTGCTGGGGGGCCGGTGGGATCGTGTTGCTGGTGGGCGGCTTTGGCGTGGTCGACGGTTGCGGAGGCTGAGGGCCCAGCTGCTGCACCATGCCGTGGCCGGCGAGCAGTCGCATCAGTGCCCACACGATCACCAGCCACACGACAAGCACCGCCAGCCCGACCAGCACGACGCGCCAGCTCTGCCGTCCGCTGCCACCACCGAGCGCCTCTGGCAGAGCGCCGACACCACTTGCCATTTTGCGTGGATCCTGCAACCGGGCGATGAGTGCAATCGCCATGATCGCCAGGGTGACAGCCAGCAGCGCTATGACGAATACCGTGCTGAGCGGGCTGCTCGACGCCTGACGGGCCGTGCGCCCATGCTCAGGGATATATCCGCGCAACGAAGCAGCGACGATTACCAACAGCACGATCACGGCGACCGCGCGCCCTGTCGCCTTGTCACGCATTGGTACACCACTCAACCGGTTACCTGACGCCGTTACGGGATCGGCGTTGCCCCATACTTGCACGTCAGCCACCCGGATCGCCAGCAAATGGCAGCAGCCGCGGTCCGGGGCGGGTTATGGCTGCAGCTGACCGCGCTCGGCGATCTCGGCGAGGCGATCCAGCGACGCCCGAAGCTTCTCGGGTGTCGTGCGCAAGGCGCGGGGAATGCGGTTGCGATCGGTCAGTTGTGTCCAGTCGTAGGTGTGCGTCACCCTTGTACGGCTTTCGTCTAAGGGTTCGAGCTCCCAGCGCCATAAGTGGCCCGGTGGTTGCCGACCCGATTCCGCGGGACGCCATGCGATTCGGCGGCCCTCGTCAAACTCGACGACGTGGTTTTCCCGGATGCTGCCAAGAGTGAGCGTCATGGTGAACACGTCCCCGACGTTCCGGACACGCTGTCCGGGTGCAGCTTCGGCGAGGTTGTCGTTGCCGTCCCAGCGCGGCTGCTGTGACGGGTCGGCGATCAACTCGAAAATCGTTTCCGCCGCCGCACTGATCTCGCGGCTTGCGCTCACCACGCGAGGAACTTGGTTGTCGTCGGCCATGGCTTGATCGAAGCACTGCGACTTGGAGGCGCTGAGCGCAGGCATCGTAGTGCGGCGCTCGCCGGACCTATCCACAGTTGCGGGTTCATTCACAACTTTTGTTTCGAGATGTTGCGCGCCGCTGGATTTGTCGTTGGCGCTCCATAGCTTCGAGGCATGAATCCACGGGTGAGCGCCACGGAGGCACGGGAGCGGATCACCGCTGCTCTCGACGCCATCGACGCTGCCCACGGCGTTTTGCGCGAGACGTCCTCGGGTGTTGTCGGCAACGCATTCCGCGTCGAAATCGCCGAGCGGTTGGAGACCGCACACCGCGTCAACCGCGGTTTGATGTATCGGATCTTCGGCGAGATCGCCGATCCGCCCGACGAGGCTGGCGCAATCGCGGCGGTGCGCCATTTGCTGTGGGCGCGGCTGCGCATCACTCCGAAAGAAATCACTCGCCGGTTCAAACTGGCGGCGCGAATCAGGCCTCGTCGCTCGCTGACGGGTCCCCCTGTGCCGCCAGAACTGCCCGAGCTGGCCGCCGCGGTTGAGGCGGGCACGATCGGCGACGACCACATCCGGGCAGTGTGCCGAGCGGTCGACGAACTGCCCAGTCGCGTATCGCCTACCGATGCCGCCAATGTCGAGCGCGTGCTTGTCCAGCATGCGACCAAACTCGACGCCGGGATTGTCACCAGGTTGGGCCAACGCATCTCCGATTACCTCAATCCGGATGGGCACTTCGACGACAGCGACCGTGCCCGTCGCCGAGGCCTGCGCCTGGGTCCACAAGGGCCTGACGGGATGTCACAGCTGAGCGGATTGATCGACCCCGAGACCCGCGCCTACTTCGAAGCCGTCGAAGCAGCGGTGCGACCCGGCCGTCACCAGTTCAATGCCGACCCAGAGCAGCGCGATAACCGCACCCCAGCCCAGCGCTGTCACGACGCGCTGAAACTCGGTCTGGAAACCGCGATCGCCTCCGGCAAGCTCGGTGTCCATCGTGGCCACCCGGTGACCGTGGTGGTCACCACCACGGTGGCCGAACTCGACCAGGCCGCTCGCGCCGTCGCCGACCCTTCGACCCCTATGCCAGCACCCGCCCGCACCGGCGGGGGTCTCGGCTGCCGATGCGTGATTTGATCCGCATGGCAGCCCGTGCGATTCACTACCTCGCAGTGTTCGACAATCACACCGAGCGCCCGCTATACCTGGGCCGGCAAAGCCGCATCGCCACGGCCGACCAGCGTCTGATCTGCTATGCCCGCGATCGCGGCTGCACCCATCCCAACTGCCTGGAACCGGGCTATCACTGCGAGGTGCATCATTCGCCGGACTGGGCACACGGCGGCCGCACCGACGCGGACAAGCTGTACTTCGGCTGCGGCTGCCACCACGGCATGGCCAGCCGCGGCGAACGCCGCACCCGTGTCATGCCGAACGGACGACTGGGCTGGACCGATGGCACTGGCCCGCCCCAAATCAACCACGCCCACCACCCCGAAGAACTCCTCCACGGTGACCCCGACCCGCCTGCGGCCGATGAAAAGTGAACGCCGAGTTGGCGCCTCCGGTGGCACACTGTGTCGCGTGCCGCCGTACCGGGATGTCGCCGCATTCGACGATCGTGCGCCGCGATATGACATCGGCTGGCGCGGACGACTGCACCACGACATCGCTGATCGCACCGCCACGCTAGCCGTGGCCACGATCCCTGGCCTGAACGCGTGCTCGACGTGGGTTGCGGCACCGGCTATCTGCTCACTGATCCGACCAGCAAGCAGGGCTCGCGGAATCCGCGCGAGTGCTGCGACCCGGTGGTCACCAGATGCTCGTGGACCAGTTCTGGTGGTGGCTGGCGCCGACGCTGTTCACCAGCCGCCGCGGCAAGGCGCGCACCAAAACGAGCGCCGAGCGCCTGATGCGGCGCGCCGGGTTCCGGTCGCCGCAGTGGCACAGCCTGTATGCCGTGATCATCAAGGCGGTGACCGCCACGAAGCCGAATTCACGCCAGTCGACGGGTCCGGCGGTGCTTAGCCTTTAGGCCGCCAC
This Mycobacterium xenopi DNA region includes the following protein-coding sequences:
- a CDS encoding DUF4129 domain-containing protein — its product is MRDKATGRAVAVIVLLVIVAASLRGYIPEHGRTARQASSSPLSTVFVIALLAVTLAIMAIALIARLQDPRKMASGVGALPEALGGGSGRQSWRVVLVGLAVLVVWLVIVWALMRLLAGHGMVQQLGPQPPQPSTTPKPPTSNTIPPAPQHDTGGGGVLGYLAISTVTLLVLLAAATAVGFRRQRRPVAQSTAVGKPIRTPSKSSESLARAAELGLAEIGDLSREPREAIIACYAAMEGELAHVPGAAPQAFDTPTEVLARAVDHHALHADNAAQLVDLFTEARFSAHVMNESHREAAVRALQLVLTELRRAA
- a CDS encoding SDR family oxidoreductase, which encodes MTAIEQFRYDGKRVLVVGGATGMGAAAAQTAAELGAEVVVMDYAPVPYEVAQSVQVDLADRSSIDSALGQVKEPIHAIFSAAGVAEGPKLMRVNFIGHRHLIETMLADGRLPRGSAICFISSVGGIGWESNLPLLQEFLATPDYESADAWVKAHEPEGIIHYGFSKQAINAYVATKAYPFMAKGIRINAICPGPTDTPLARANADLWLTFAQDYRDATGCEIHTPQQMANTMAFLNSGAASGISGVTLLVDNGHVMSSMTGSFAPGKPIIDLIIGRVSLA
- a CDS encoding TetR/AcrR family transcriptional regulator, producing MAAASDAGGAYDDGTRRTEILQTAASLIASSGLRTSLQEIADAAGILPGSLYHHFESKEAILVELVRRYHADLERIGDIAHDKLDEPGSRPVSEQIIELGSAIARCAVEHRAALQMSFYEAPSANRELVELLRQPPTAVQEAMLQTLRAGRWSGYIKADIDLATLADRFCQSMMHVGLDVIRHTAVADQAAALLCHIMLQGLASRPPSDEELNRSNAFAVAEEAIETWADESKSEADDKAAYVRAVARAEFGRKGYEVTTIRDIASAAGLGTGTVYRLIGSKDELLASIMQSFGHKAGGGFASVLRADSTPIEKLDALTWININALDRFPDEWKIQLAWMRQCPPDTPNPGLLFTTRLRQLKSLLSEGIRSGDIRVDSPSLEILARCVMDVLWMPENIVRTRGKQAALTLARDTVVRGVAQRAS
- a CDS encoding spirocyclase AveC family protein, translated to MSAQLTPLLKAAVGFAYVGGIAFVAIGLYLSYRRRRLHPLLLLCISAISFSWIEAPYDWAMYAQFPPALPRMPSWWPLNMTWGGLPSSVPIGYIPYFVLPAVIGAALGRRLSAKFHLPRPGTLLTVGLVVGFCWAFLFNAILGARLGLFYYGRVIPGLALWEGTKHQYPIYDSLAMGVQMMVFTYFLGRTDSEGRNMIDAWADKKSTSRLQSSVLSVVAVVVIGNLLYGAVFAPHLVTKLAGWVTAGPTAQLFPGVSNQPQ
- a CDS encoding AAA family ATPase codes for the protein MAGPAATTTAHCEAVLDEIQRVVVGKRAALTLILTTVLARGHVLIEDLPGLGKTLIARSFAAALGLAFTRVQFTPDLLPADLLGSTIYDMQSGRFEFRPGPIFTNLLLADEINRTPPKTQAALLEAMAEGQVSIDGETHKLPTPFIVLATDNPIEYEGTYPLPEAQLDRFAIRLELRYLSEPDEASMLRRRLDRGSAEPRVNQVVDAHDLLAMRESVEQVSVHDDVLHYVVSLANATRHHPQVAVGASPRAELDLVQLSRARALLLGRDYVIPEDVKALATPAMAHRITLRPEMWVRKIQGSDVIEELLRRVPVPRARGTAQ
- a CDS encoding DUF58 domain-containing protein, with protein sequence MTAPNTCDVEFRWRASPLTVAIATCGGAALAAAVIGSRWQLIAFAAPLVGVLCSITWQPPVPKISVHGQPGSQRCFETEQAQLTVWVTAESESATVQLDVSATEGMQLAILDDTSSQRKSVAVTANRWGRYPIRARVDVVARGGLLTGTATVDVAEVVVFPVAPPQSTVIPQTELLDRLGTHLTRHIGSGVEYADIRAYVPGDQLRTINWPVSARRRSLHVTQRLTDRAADVVVLIDTYPQPAGAATEATERIVRGAAQVVQTALRSGDRAGIVALGGRQPRWLGADIGQRQFYRVLDTVLAAGTGFETTSGTLAPRAAMPPGAIVVAFSTMLDTEFALALIDLRKRGHVVVAVDVLQGTPFADLKDPLIARLWQLQRSAMYRDMATVGVDVVAWRSDRTLDQSMRAVPDRRRPVRAR
- a CDS encoding SRPBCC family protein, with product MADDNQVPRVVSASREISAAAETIFELIADPSQQPRWDGNDNLAEAAPGQRVRNVGDVFTMTLTLGSIRENHVVEFDEGRRIAWRPAESGRQPPGHLWRWELEPLDESRTRVTHTYDWTQLTDRNRIPRALRTTPEKLRASLDRLAEIAERGQLQP
- a CDS encoding lipase family protein, with translation MASARADGDEPRYQEFYTPPDPLPPGQPGDLIRTEPSRLVLEPSGQLGAIVATGTRIMYRSTDARGNPIAVTGTYFEPDNPWPGKGPRPLISYAPGTQGQGNQCAPSRMFNQGIHYSGGWDIMFNYEELFVATMVARGFAIVMTDYEGLGTPPMHTYVGRVAEGQAVLDAARAAMRLPGTSLDPHGPVAFWGYSQGGGAAASAAELASSYAPELHIVGTYAGAPVADLKELLPYADGSALVGVVGYAINGAIAAYPEHADAIRSKLTPRGQAMLESVSRQCVGQTILDFAFRHLQPYFTEDVWQVINEEPFSSILDEQRVGRYKPNAPVLINSNRYDPLVPWTAANQLGRDWCAQGADVEFRTNEEPPFLNKLVVNHALPMLVDGEPAMQWIAARFNGEPTTPNCGEF